Proteins found in one Methylobacterium sp. CB376 genomic segment:
- a CDS encoding 3-hydroxyacyl-CoA dehydrogenase NAD-binding domain-containing protein → MDLTHFRFETDQDGIALATWDSPGRSMNVITPEVMAELDRIIDAVAGDAAVKGCVITSGKEAFSGGADLTMLQGLGAEYARLSRERGEEEAMRFFFEETRRLSLLYRKLETCGKPFAAAIHGTCLGGAFELALACHHRVVSDDDKTRVGLPEIKVGLFPGAGGTQRVARLMQTGDALQMLFKGDQIRPLMARNMGLVHAVAKRDSVVAEAKAWIRGGGAALAPWDQPKFKAPSGKVYSPAGMMTWPPANAIYRRETHDNYPAAKAILQSVYEGLQLPMDLALKVESRYFAKILRSPEAAAMIRSLFVSMGELNKGARRPAAIGPVSLKRVGVVGAGFMGAGIAYVTAQAGIEVVLIDQSAEAAEKGKAYSHKLVSDQIMKGRAKTADRDALLARITATADYAALSDCDLVIEAVFEDPKVKAEVIAKVEASIRPETIFASNTSTLPISGLADGSARPDQFIGIHFFSPVEKMLLVEIIKGRQSGERALAAALDYVRAIRKTPIVVNDARGFFANRCVGAYILEGHLMLAEGVPAAMIENAGRQAGMPVGPLSLNDEVGVDLGLKILKATKAQAGEGAVNPLQERLLVALVEGEGRLGRKNRKGFYDYPENGPKRLWPGLAALAGTRQDPDAVDFQELKHRLLVAQAVEAARVYGEGVVTDPREADVGSILGFGFAPFTGGVLSYIDGMGARRFVELCRRLEAKHGARFAPPANLLAMAETGERFYGRAEARAA, encoded by the coding sequence ATGGACCTCACGCATTTCCGCTTCGAGACCGATCAAGACGGCATCGCGCTCGCGACCTGGGACAGCCCCGGCCGCTCCATGAACGTGATCACCCCCGAGGTGATGGCCGAACTCGACCGGATCATCGACGCGGTCGCGGGCGACGCCGCCGTCAAGGGCTGCGTCATCACCTCGGGCAAGGAGGCCTTCTCGGGCGGGGCCGACCTCACGATGCTGCAGGGGCTGGGCGCCGAATACGCCCGGCTCAGCCGGGAGCGCGGCGAGGAGGAGGCGATGCGCTTCTTCTTCGAGGAGACCCGCCGCCTCTCGCTGCTCTACCGGAAGCTCGAGACCTGCGGGAAGCCCTTCGCGGCGGCGATCCACGGCACCTGCCTGGGCGGCGCCTTCGAGCTCGCGCTCGCCTGCCATCACCGCGTCGTCTCGGACGACGACAAGACCCGGGTCGGCCTGCCGGAGATCAAGGTCGGGCTGTTCCCCGGGGCCGGCGGCACTCAGCGCGTCGCCCGCCTGATGCAGACCGGCGACGCCCTGCAGATGCTGTTCAAGGGCGACCAGATCCGGCCGCTCATGGCCCGCAACATGGGCCTCGTCCACGCGGTGGCCAAGCGCGATTCCGTCGTCGCGGAGGCCAAGGCCTGGATCCGGGGCGGCGGCGCGGCGCTCGCCCCCTGGGACCAGCCGAAGTTCAAGGCCCCCTCCGGCAAGGTCTACTCGCCGGCCGGGATGATGACCTGGCCGCCCGCCAACGCCATCTACCGCCGCGAGACCCACGACAATTACCCGGCCGCGAAGGCGATCCTGCAATCGGTCTACGAGGGCCTGCAGCTGCCGATGGACCTCGCGCTCAAGGTCGAGAGCCGCTACTTCGCCAAGATCCTGCGCTCGCCGGAAGCCGCGGCGATGATCCGCTCGCTCTTCGTCTCGATGGGCGAGCTCAACAAGGGCGCCCGGCGCCCGGCCGCGATCGGCCCGGTCAGCCTCAAGCGGGTCGGGGTCGTCGGCGCGGGCTTCATGGGCGCGGGCATCGCCTACGTGACGGCGCAGGCCGGGATCGAGGTCGTGCTGATCGACCAGAGCGCGGAGGCGGCCGAGAAGGGCAAGGCCTACTCGCACAAGCTCGTCTCCGACCAGATCATGAAGGGCCGCGCCAAGACCGCCGACCGCGACGCGCTGCTCGCCCGCATCACCGCCACCGCCGACTACGCCGCCCTGTCCGACTGCGACCTCGTGATCGAGGCGGTGTTCGAGGACCCGAAGGTCAAGGCCGAGGTCATCGCCAAGGTCGAGGCGTCGATCCGCCCCGAGACGATCTTCGCCTCCAACACCTCGACGCTGCCGATCAGCGGCCTCGCCGACGGCTCCGCCCGGCCCGACCAGTTCATCGGCATCCACTTCTTCTCGCCGGTCGAGAAGATGCTGCTGGTCGAGATCATCAAGGGGCGGCAGAGCGGCGAGCGGGCGCTCGCCGCCGCCCTCGACTACGTGCGGGCGATCCGCAAGACGCCGATCGTGGTCAACGACGCGCGCGGCTTCTTCGCCAACCGCTGCGTGGGCGCCTACATCCTCGAAGGCCACCTGATGCTCGCCGAGGGGGTGCCGGCCGCCATGATCGAGAATGCCGGGCGGCAGGCCGGCATGCCGGTCGGTCCCCTCTCCCTCAATGACGAGGTCGGCGTCGATCTCGGCCTCAAGATCCTGAAGGCCACCAAGGCCCAGGCCGGCGAGGGCGCCGTGAACCCGCTCCAGGAGCGCCTGCTCGTCGCCCTCGTCGAGGGCGAGGGACGGCTCGGGCGCAAGAACCGCAAGGGCTTCTACGATTACCCGGAGAACGGGCCGAAGCGGCTCTGGCCGGGCCTCGCGGCGCTCGCCGGGACGCGCCAGGATCCCGACGCGGTCGACTTCCAGGAACTGAAGCACCGGCTCCTCGTCGCCCAGGCGGTCGAGGCGGCCCGGGTCTACGGCGAGGGCGTGGTGACGGATCCCCGCGAGGCGGATGTCGGCTCGATCCTCGGCTTCGGCTTCGCGCCCTTCACGGGCGGGGTGCTCTCCTACATCGACGGCATGGGCGCCCGCCGCTTCGTGGAGCTGTGCCGCCGCCTCGAGGCCAAGCACGGCGCCCGCTTCGCGCCCCCGGCGAACCTGCTCGCCATGGCGGAGACGGGCGAGCGCTTCTACGGCCGCGCGGAGGCCCGGGCGGCCTGA
- a CDS encoding RidA family protein — MRGRIDGGSPFEKAYGYSRAVVEGGFVFVSGTTGYDYAAMTMPEDAAAQAEACWRTIAAVLEQAGASLERVVRATYYVTDRAEAEAVLAVCGRVMGAVRPAATLVVVAGLLRPEMKVEIEVTALLP; from the coding sequence ATGCGGGGCCGGATCGACGGCGGCTCGCCCTTCGAGAAGGCCTACGGCTATTCCCGCGCCGTGGTCGAGGGCGGCTTCGTGTTCGTGTCGGGGACGACGGGCTACGACTACGCCGCCATGACCATGCCGGAGGACGCCGCCGCGCAGGCCGAGGCCTGCTGGCGCACGATCGCGGCGGTGCTGGAGCAGGCCGGCGCCTCCCTGGAACGGGTGGTGCGGGCGACCTACTACGTCACCGACCGGGCCGAGGCCGAGGCGGTGCTGGCGGTGTGCGGACGGGTGATGGGCGCGGTGCGGCCCGCCGCGACGCTGGTCGTGGTGGCGGGCCTGCTGCGGCCGGAGATGAAGGTCGAGATCGAGGTGACGGCGCTGCTCCCCTGA